The stretch of DNA CCTTTAATATCATAGAAGGTAACAACCCGCCCGCTTTAATGATTGTCGACTCCATTCAAACTCTTTCCTCACAAAGAGCAGAAGGGCTCGCTGGGAACGTCGGGCAAGTTCGCGCTGTCGCCTCAGAGCTGATGGAACGCTGTAAAAAGTCAAACACAACTTTAGTTTTAGTCGGGCATGTGACCAAAGAAGGCGTACTCGCAGGACCCCGCTTAATAGAACACATGGTGGACACTGTAATTTCTTTAGAAGGCGATAGAAGGCAAATGTTCCGCCTTTTACGAGTTTTAAAAAACCGTTTTGGACCAAACCAAGAACTTTTAATTTTTCAGATGGAAGAAAAAGGGCTCGCCTTAGTCGAAGACCCTTCTACTTATTTTTTAGGGGCTAGAGACGCTTCGTTATCAGGCACAGCCCTCGCTTTAGCCATTGATGGACAACGCACTCTCGCAGTAGAAGTGCAGGCTCTCGCCGCCAGATCTTTTCTCACTATTCCAAGACGAGCAGGTTTAGGGATAGACGTTAACCGTTTACATTTAATTTTAGCAGTGCTGGAAAAACGCTTAAAGCTTAACTTCGCACAAACAGATTTATACGCAAAAGTCGGGGCGGGATTAAAACTCTCTGACCCTGCGTTAGATTTAGCGATTGTTGTTTCTATTTTATCATCTTTTTATGATATTCCGCTACCCGAAAGAGCTGTTTTTTGGGGCGAGCTAGATTTAAACGGACAAATTCGCCCTGTTCCCGGTCAAAATTTACGCCTTGATCAAGCCAAACGCTTAGGCTATGATCCCATAATTCATCCGCCTGACGAAACAGAAAAAAATTCAAAGAGTTCTGTTTCTACCCTACAAGAGTTACAGGCTAAATTTTTCGCTAAAAAACCTAGACAAAATCAACAATAAATATCGTAATTATTTATAATAATTTATAATTATCTTGACGCATAAAAGTTTCAGCTTTTTATTGGAGTTTATTCAAATGAGTTATGAGTTTACCGCTATTGAACGTCGCATTTTAGCCATTGTACAAAAAAATATCCCTGAAAGCTTAACACCTTATCTTGATATTGCTAATGAAGTTGGCTGTAGCGAAGCCGAAGTTTTAGAGTTATTACAAAAACTTAAAAACGATGGGGCAATTCGCCGTTTTGGTGCGAGCATTAAACATCAAAAAACAGGTTATACCCATAACGCTATGGTCGCTTGGAAAATAGACGAAACGCTTATTTCGGAAGCAGGCAAACAAGCAGCAAAACACCCAATGATTTCACATTGTTATTTTCGTCCGTCTGACGCCGAAGACTGGCCATATACGCTTTATACCATGATACACGGAAAAGAAGAAGGCGATTGTTTAAAAGTTATTCAAGAATTACAGGCAACAACAGCCCTTAAAGAATACGCCATGCTTGACAGTATAAAAGAGCTTAAAAAAACCTCTATGTTATATTTTGAAAACAATTAAATTATTTCCCCAAAGATAATATTTAATAATTTAAACAGCTTGCAAAAACTAAATCAAGCAATATCTTATAAAAATGACATTTCAAAAATTCATAGGGTCTAGCCTCGCCCCTCAATTAGCCTTAATTGGTGCTATGCTCTTATGGGGCTTGTCATTTATTGCGATGAAACTTGCTTTAAGTGCTTATCATCCGGTGTTTATTATTTTCTTGCGTATGGCGATTGCGAGCTTATTATTTATTTTGTTTCAAAAAAAATGGAGACCGGGGTTAAACTATCAAAGTGGCGATTGGAAGATATTTTTACTGCTTGTAATTTGTGAGCCTATTATATATTTCCTCTTGGAATCATACGCTTTAACTCTCACCTCAGCCGCCGAAGCCGGCATGATTACCGCTACTATGCCTTTGCTTGTTGCGATTACTGCAAATATTTTTTTAAAAGAAAAGTTAGCAAAACGCACTTGGCTAGGCTTTTTAATCGCAGTTTTTGGCGTTATCTGGCTCAGCACGTCAGAACTAGGGACAGAAAATATAAACGCAAAAGAACATTTTTTAGGCAACTTGTTAGAGTTTTTGGCGATGTGTACCGGGGCAATTTATTCCGTTATCGTGCGTTATCTTT from Desulfovibrio litoralis DSM 11393 encodes:
- the ahbB gene encoding siroheme decarboxylase subunit beta; this encodes MSYEFTAIERRILAIVQKNIPESLTPYLDIANEVGCSEAEVLELLQKLKNDGAIRRFGASIKHQKTGYTHNAMVAWKIDETLISEAGKQAAKHPMISHCYFRPSDAEDWPYTLYTMIHGKEEGDCLKVIQELQATTALKEYAMLDSIKELKKTSMLYFENN
- the radA gene encoding DNA repair protein RadA, which produces MAKLKEIYLCTNCGTQHSQWKGQCSQCKEWNTLELSTVSTKRPPASHASNNTQTSCLLSEVSTAQGITYSCGLEALDRILGKGLIPGAAVLVGGEPGIGKSTLLLQVAGAVSLSGKQVLYFSGEESLVQIRSRAERLGMLNDNLFALASSQVEDAFNIIEGNNPPALMIVDSIQTLSSQRAEGLAGNVGQVRAVASELMERCKKSNTTLVLVGHVTKEGVLAGPRLIEHMVDTVISLEGDRRQMFRLLRVLKNRFGPNQELLIFQMEEKGLALVEDPSTYFLGARDASLSGTALALAIDGQRTLAVEVQALAARSFLTIPRRAGLGIDVNRLHLILAVLEKRLKLNFAQTDLYAKVGAGLKLSDPALDLAIVVSILSSFYDIPLPERAVFWGELDLNGQIRPVPGQNLRLDQAKRLGYDPIIHPPDETEKNSKSSVSTLQELQAKFFAKKPRQNQQ
- a CDS encoding DMT family transporter — translated: MTFQKFIGSSLAPQLALIGAMLLWGLSFIAMKLALSAYHPVFIIFLRMAIASLLFILFQKKWRPGLNYQSGDWKIFLLLVICEPIIYFLLESYALTLTSAAEAGMITATMPLLVAITANIFLKEKLAKRTWLGFLIAVFGVIWLSTSELGTENINAKEHFLGNLLEFLAMCTGAIYSVIVRYLSRNYTPIFITCMQAFAGSIFFFPSIFLFTKNLSFPPPLIPSLAVIFLGVFVSVAAYLFYNFGLSRLKAGLASVYINLIPVFTLIFSYFILNETLSITQFYASGLVFLGVVISQYNSKKQSS